TTGCGCGCAATGAGAACCACTACGAAATTTCGGCTTCCTTCTATGCCAACCCCGGTAACAAGGGTGCGGCTGTGAATCTGCTGGATGTCGTAATGCTCTCTGCTCTGGAGGTAGACACAGACTTCAACGTAAACGTAATGACCGGTTCCGACGGTGTAATCCGCGGTGCTTCCGGCGGACACAGCGACACGGCGGCCGGCGCAAAGCTGAGCCTGATTCTGTGCCCCCTGCTGCGCGGACGCATTCCGACCATTGTGGAGCAGGTTAACACCGTCATCACTCCCGGCGAGGGAATTGACGTTGTCGTTACGGAAGTCGGCATTGCAGTAAACCCCCGCAGAAAAGATTTGCAGGAGGCCATGAAGAATGCCGGAGTAAACGTCTTTACCATGGAGGAACTGAAAAACAAGGCCTATGCGCTGGCTGGCACGCCCGACCCCATTGAATACGGTGATAAGGTCGTTGCTCTCATCGAGTACCGCGACGGCAGCCTGATTGATGTGGTAAGGCAGGTTAAGCGCTGAGATGAACGCGGCAGAAATGTTTACACACGGCGAGACTCCCGAGCTAAACGAGGTTCTTCTGAACCGCGAGCGCCGGGTGCAGTTTATCAGCGAACTGCTCAGGCGCTTCCCCCAAAGCTGCGTGATCTCTCTAAAGTGTAACATTCCCGGGCCTGTCAAAAGCAACGGGGAAATTCTGGCTCTGTTTGAGTACGGAGAAAACCGGATTCAAAACAGATTATCGAATCGGGGCTGGAAGTCCAACTACCAGAAGCGGATGAACCTGCGAACAGGTCCCGAAGCTTTTTGGGTCATCTCGGAGGATTCTCTTGAGGTGAAGCAACAAATGATTTTGTTTGAGGAAGAAAAACTGGGCAGATTGTTCGACGCGGATGTGCTGGATCAAAAAGAGGGGCTTGTGCAGACTCGCAGCAGAGTGGAGCTTGGTCATCAACCAAGGCGATGCCTGATCTGTGACCAGGATGCCAGAATTTGTGCAAGCAGACGACTTCATCCGGTTCCCATGCTGCAACAGCGGCTGATTCAGCTGCTGGAAGAAAATGAGGAAGAACTGGAAAACAGCGAAACCCTGCAGTGAAAAACACAGATTGTAACGCAGCACGCTGATTTGTTTCTCTTTAGGAATGCCTCCCGGCAACGGGAGCCTTCCGTCTACATAGTCTGGTCAAGCGTGCACATACCCCCAGGCAGCATAATCGTTGGGCATG
Above is a window of Faecalispora anaeroviscerum DNA encoding:
- the citX gene encoding citrate lyase holo-[acyl-carrier protein] synthase is translated as MNAAEMFTHGETPELNEVLLNRERRVQFISELLRRFPQSCVISLKCNIPGPVKSNGEILALFEYGENRIQNRLSNRGWKSNYQKRMNLRTGPEAFWVISEDSLEVKQQMILFEEEKLGRLFDADVLDQKEGLVQTRSRVELGHQPRRCLICDQDARICASRRLHPVPMLQQRLIQLLEENEEELENSETLQ